The following are encoded in a window of Chloroflexaceae bacterium genomic DNA:
- a CDS encoding calcium/sodium antiporter translates to MDLVTIGLIVGGLALLTIGGELLVRGAAALAALVGVSPLVIGLTVVSFGTSSPELAVSVQAGLGGNPDIAVGNVIGSNIFNVLFVLGACALIAPLIVSIQLVRREVPIMIGVCFLMGGLVLDGNISRLDGALLFAILVAYTIWSIVSSRRETEAAKQEYAAAFSAEQLAPKRSAWSLLKQLVLVIGGLIVLVIGSRWLVTGAVNLAQALGVSDVIIGLTIVAAGTSLPEVVASLVATLKNERDIAIGNVVGSNVFNVLGILGISALVTPEGLPVASSVLNFDLPVMLAVMVACLPVFFTGMSIARWEGGLFLAYYVAYTTYLVLDATQHDALPAFSSVMALFVLPLTAVTLGVLGVHAFIVSRRGEQVT, encoded by the coding sequence GTGGATTTGGTGACGATCGGGTTGATTGTAGGCGGACTGGCGCTGCTGACAATCGGGGGCGAACTGCTGGTGCGCGGCGCGGCGGCGCTGGCGGCGCTGGTCGGGGTCAGCCCGCTGGTGATCGGGCTGACGGTGGTCTCATTCGGCACCAGCTCTCCGGAACTGGCGGTCAGCGTACAGGCCGGTCTGGGAGGCAATCCCGACATCGCCGTCGGCAACGTGATTGGCTCAAACATCTTTAATGTGCTATTCGTGCTGGGGGCCTGTGCGCTGATCGCGCCGCTGATCGTCTCGATACAACTGGTGCGGCGCGAGGTGCCGATTATGATCGGCGTATGTTTCCTGATGGGCGGCCTGGTCCTCGACGGCAACATTAGCCGGCTCGATGGAGCGCTGCTCTTTGCGATCCTGGTGGCGTATACGATCTGGTCAATTGTGAGCAGCCGCCGGGAGACCGAAGCGGCCAAACAGGAGTACGCCGCCGCTTTTAGCGCCGAGCAACTGGCGCCGAAGCGCAGCGCGTGGTCTCTGCTCAAACAACTGGTCCTGGTGATCGGCGGGCTGATCGTGCTCGTGATCGGTTCGCGCTGGCTGGTGACCGGTGCGGTCAATCTGGCGCAGGCGCTGGGGGTCAGCGATGTGATCATCGGCCTGACGATCGTGGCCGCAGGCACCTCGCTGCCCGAGGTGGTCGCCTCGCTGGTCGCCACGCTGAAAAATGAGCGCGACATTGCGATTGGCAACGTGGTGGGCTCGAACGTCTTCAATGTCCTGGGCATCCTCGGCATTTCAGCGCTGGTGACGCCGGAAGGGTTGCCGGTAGCGTCCTCGGTGTTAAACTTCGATCTGCCGGTGATGCTGGCAGTGATGGTGGCATGTCTGCCGGTGTTCTTCACCGGGATGAGCATCGCCCGCTGGGAAGGGGGCCTGTTCCTGGCCTACTATGTGGCCTACACCACCTACCTGGTCCTCGACGCCACGCAGCACGACGCTCTGCCGGCTTTCAGCAGCGTCATGGCGCTGTTCGTGCTGCCGCTCACCGCGGTCACCCTGGGGGTGCTGGGGGTGCATGCGTTCATCGTCAGCCGGCGCGGGGAGCAAGTCACCTGA
- a CDS encoding cupredoxin domain-containing protein: protein MLKQNLRICLLALILLGLGACGTLPPERQLELTVTAAGYDSPRLEARVGEQVFIRFRNADVIAHNLTIELPSGRRTVSAEAGVDAILAFPARQAGAFRMFCTVPGHTEQGELVILP, encoded by the coding sequence ATGCTCAAACAAAACTTGCGCATCTGTCTTCTGGCCCTGATCCTGCTGGGTCTGGGCGCGTGCGGAACCTTGCCGCCGGAACGGCAACTGGAGTTGACCGTAACCGCTGCCGGCTATGATTCGCCCCGTCTGGAGGCCCGGGTGGGCGAGCAGGTGTTTATTCGCTTTCGGAATGCCGATGTGATCGCCCACAATCTTACCATTGAATTGCCGTCGGGTCGGCGTACTGTATCCGCCGAGGCCGGAGTTGACGCCATCCTGGCCTTTCCCGCTCGCCAGGCCGGCGCCTTCCGGATGTTTTGTACCGTGCCGGGCCATACCGAGCAAGGGGAGTTGGTGATTCTGCCTTAA
- a CDS encoding DUF4040 domain-containing protein, with the protein MLVLIVLTALIMAPLGLFARYEPRPVIGWILAPIPLALFLAISALTPEVLAGGQVVQAIPWAPRMGLELRFMLDGLSMLFALLVSGIGALVVLYTAYYLAGDPGMGRFYLALFIFMGAMLGLVLADNVLTMFMFWELTSVSSYLLVGYKHDYPEARRGAQMGLLITVGGGLALLVGLVLLGTAAGSYTISEILAAGERIKASPLYTPAMLLIFLGCFTKSAQFPFHFWLPNAMQAPTPASAYLHSATMVKAGVYLLARLHPTLSDTTLWLYTLTVVGMTTMLVGAVAANRRDDIKGLLAYSTISKLGTMVLLAGMGGPEAPAALVATILAHALYKGALFMLAGAVDHEAGTRSLARLGGLRRAMPWTAALAILSSLSMAGVPILFGFVAKEEQLYAAVDNGLPPGLDVVVLIAVVTSAVFGVLYSWRLVSGVFFGAPGSGMKEHVHEAPAGMLIGPAILTTFSVVLPLGLLPTTGTFLQPAVDAISNEAAKISLYLFPSEISLPLILSMTALLIGAVLTRFEPQIVAAPSPLPPWLNGDRIYDAAVDGVLQGATVFTRTLQNGKLRSYMTWAVLSLIAVVTPPLLLFGFNGLTLPNLDGVEPFEFVSMLLIPIGVIATLQARSRLGAIIAASFVGLMVAYIFVIYSAPDLALTQLLVEILTTVFLVLLFAVLPASFERLTSPAEQSRDGLIAVIGGLMFAGIAFAASSSTELSPISQAFRAESQTQGFGDNVVNVILVDFRGFDTMGEIVVLFIAVLGIYAMLRLRPDASLARDDEEAPVRPARPDEAVLHGNGQDGRSAPDAREAPVAGKGR; encoded by the coding sequence ATGCTGGTTCTGATTGTCCTGACAGCCCTGATCATGGCTCCGCTGGGCCTCTTCGCCCGGTACGAGCCGCGCCCTGTGATCGGCTGGATCCTGGCGCCGATTCCGCTGGCGTTGTTCCTTGCTATCAGCGCGCTCACGCCGGAGGTGCTGGCCGGAGGGCAGGTGGTGCAGGCGATTCCCTGGGCGCCCAGGATGGGCCTGGAGCTGCGGTTCATGCTCGACGGCCTGAGCATGCTCTTTGCGCTGCTGGTGTCGGGCATCGGCGCCCTGGTGGTGCTCTACACCGCCTACTATCTGGCCGGCGATCCGGGGATGGGGCGCTTCTACCTGGCGCTGTTCATCTTCATGGGAGCCATGCTCGGGCTGGTGCTGGCCGACAATGTGCTGACCATGTTTATGTTCTGGGAACTGACCTCGGTCAGTTCGTACCTGCTGGTTGGCTATAAACACGATTACCCGGAGGCCCGGCGCGGCGCGCAGATGGGGTTGTTGATCACTGTCGGCGGGGGCCTGGCGCTGCTGGTGGGCCTGGTGCTGCTGGGCACGGCTGCCGGATCATACACGATCTCCGAGATTCTCGCAGCCGGAGAGCGGATCAAGGCTTCACCGCTCTACACGCCAGCGATGCTGCTGATCTTCCTGGGTTGCTTTACCAAGTCGGCGCAGTTCCCCTTTCACTTCTGGCTGCCTAACGCGATGCAGGCCCCCACGCCGGCCAGCGCCTACCTGCACTCCGCCACGATGGTCAAAGCGGGGGTCTACCTGCTGGCCCGGCTGCACCCGACGCTGAGCGATACGACGCTGTGGCTCTATACGCTGACTGTGGTGGGGATGACCACGATGCTGGTCGGGGCGGTGGCGGCGAACCGGCGCGACGACATCAAGGGCCTGCTGGCCTACAGTACGATCAGCAAGCTCGGCACCATGGTGCTGCTGGCGGGCATGGGCGGCCCTGAGGCTCCCGCCGCCCTGGTGGCGACCATCCTGGCCCACGCGCTCTACAAAGGGGCCCTGTTTATGCTGGCGGGCGCGGTGGACCACGAAGCGGGCACCCGCAGCCTGGCCCGGCTTGGCGGGTTGCGCCGGGCCATGCCCTGGACGGCGGCCCTGGCGATCCTGTCGTCGCTCTCGATGGCGGGCGTACCCATCCTCTTTGGCTTCGTCGCCAAAGAAGAGCAGTTGTACGCCGCGGTGGATAATGGCCTGCCGCCGGGCCTTGATGTCGTCGTCCTGATCGCGGTCGTCACCAGCGCGGTCTTCGGGGTGCTCTACTCCTGGCGGCTGGTGAGCGGGGTGTTCTTCGGCGCCCCCGGCAGCGGGATGAAGGAGCACGTTCACGAGGCCCCAGCGGGGATGCTGATCGGTCCGGCCATCTTGACCACCTTTTCAGTGGTGTTGCCGCTTGGCCTGCTTCCGACCACCGGTACATTCCTGCAGCCGGCGGTGGATGCGATCTCGAACGAGGCGGCGAAGATCAGTCTGTACCTGTTCCCCTCGGAGATCAGTCTCCCGCTGATCCTCAGCATGACCGCGCTGCTGATCGGGGCCGTGCTGACGCGCTTTGAACCGCAGATTGTCGCCGCGCCTTCGCCGCTGCCGCCCTGGCTCAACGGCGACCGCATCTACGACGCAGCGGTTGATGGAGTGCTACAGGGCGCCACGGTCTTTACCCGAACTCTGCAAAATGGGAAGCTTCGCAGCTACATGACCTGGGCCGTGCTCTCGCTGATCGCCGTAGTGACGCCGCCGCTCTTGCTCTTCGGATTCAACGGGCTGACCTTGCCGAACCTTGACGGGGTTGAGCCGTTCGAGTTCGTCAGCATGTTGCTCATTCCCATTGGCGTCATCGCAACCCTGCAGGCCCGCTCGCGCCTTGGCGCGATCATCGCCGCCAGTTTCGTCGGGTTGATGGTGGCCTATATTTTCGTGATCTACAGCGCGCCCGACCTGGCCCTGACCCAGTTGCTGGTCGAGATCCTGACCACGGTGTTTCTGGTGCTGCTCTTCGCGGTGCTGCCGGCGAGCTTCGAGCGGCTGACAAGCCCTGCCGAGCAGTCGCGCGACGGGCTGATCGCCGTGATCGGCGGGCTGATGTTTGCCGGGATCGCCTTCGCCGCCTCGAGTAGCACGGAGTTGTCGCCCATCAGCCAGGCGTTTCGCGCTGAAAGCCAGACCCAGGGCTTTGGCGACAATGTGGTCAACGTCATTCTAGTGGACTTCCGCGGCTTTGACACGATGGGCGAAATCGTGGTGCTGTTTATCGCCGTCCTCGGCATCTATGCGATGCTGCGCCTGCGACCGGACGCCAGCCTGGCGCGCGATGACGAGGAAGCGCCGGTGCGGCCGGCCAGACCAGATGAGGCCGTGCTGCACGGGAATGGACAGGACGGCCGTTCAGCCCCCGATGCACGCGAGGCCCCCGTGGCGGGCAAGGGACGCTAG
- a CDS encoding Na+/H+ antiporter subunit B yields MYDSIILRNVSRLMFPILLLLSLFMLVRGHNLPGGGFIGGLLAASAFILQIIAYGPMYLRTTFQINFLNLAAFGVIFAALWGLVGLVTGQAYMLAFWLKEPIPGIGKLGTPVLFDVGVYLTVIGVTTQLALVLAEEPTLYPIQRPPARRDAVAPEA; encoded by the coding sequence ATGTACGACTCGATCATTCTACGGAATGTATCGCGGTTGATGTTTCCCATTCTGCTGTTACTGTCGCTGTTTATGCTGGTGCGCGGGCACAACCTGCCGGGCGGGGGCTTCATCGGCGGCCTGTTAGCGGCGTCGGCGTTCATTCTGCAAATAATCGCTTACGGGCCAATGTATCTCCGAACCACGTTTCAGATCAACTTCCTCAACCTGGCGGCGTTCGGGGTGATCTTCGCCGCATTGTGGGGGCTTGTCGGCCTGGTCACGGGCCAGGCATACATGCTGGCCTTCTGGCTTAAAGAGCCGATTCCGGGCATTGGCAAACTCGGCACGCCGGTGCTGTTTGATGTGGGCGTCTATTTGACGGTGATCGGGGTAACCACGCAACTGGCGCTGGTGCTCGCCGAGGAGCCAACGCTCTACCCCATTCAGCGCCCGCCAGCGCGGCGGGACGCGGTGGCGCCCGAGGCGTAG
- a CDS encoding NADH-quinone oxidoreductase subunit K produces the protein MNLILSLVVGTLFAGGIFLVLRRSVVKLILGLVLLSHGAHLLIFLMGDGLVKARTPFVRAETGVAPPDSADPLVQALILTAIVISLGLLTFVMALAYRADQAVGSDNLDDMTSTDQL, from the coding sequence ATGAATCTCATTCTTTCCCTGGTTGTCGGCACGCTGTTCGCCGGGGGCATCTTTCTGGTGCTGCGCCGGAGCGTGGTCAAGCTGATCCTGGGGCTGGTGCTGCTGAGTCATGGCGCGCACCTGCTCATCTTTCTGATGGGCGACGGGCTGGTCAAGGCCCGCACGCCTTTTGTCAGGGCGGAGACCGGTGTGGCCCCCCCGGACTCCGCCGACCCGCTCGTCCAGGCTTTGATCCTGACGGCGATTGTGATCAGTCTCGGCCTGCTCACCTTCGTGATGGCGCTGGCCTACCGCGCCGACCAGGCCGTCGGGAGCGACAATCTCGATGATATGACCTCGACTGACCAGTTGTAG
- a CDS encoding short chain dehydrogenase, giving the protein MAHHLFLPLIVPLVSAGVATIISGRRFWARVIAVAATLFNLGYSVWLLATIAATGRQVTQAGGWAAPFGITLMADGLSAIMLLLTALLTLATIMFSLATLDARQERFYYYPLLLLLMFGCSGAFLTGDLFNLYVWFEILLVASFGLITLGGSRAQLEGGLKYVALNLFGSLCFLVGAGLVYGVAGTLNMAHLAERLNAIQEPTLVTAVAGFFLIAFGSKAALAPLFFWLPTSYHTPSIAVTALFGGLLSKVGIYALYRVFGTVFQSELGRLAPLILAVAGVTMVVGVIGAMAQINVRRILAFHIVSQVGYMAMGLGLASVAGLTAGILFMAHNIVVKTALFLIGGAAEHLTGTGDLKQLGGMARREPFLAVLWLLASFALVGIPPLSGFFGKLGLIQAGVAQEQWLIVAVAAGVSLFTLFSMLKIWNEVFWKKAYSDMSRLPRAGAGLLAPAVILVAVSIAMGLGAAPALEYSAFAAEQVFDAAGLARDVCGANGCDAVELAVAR; this is encoded by the coding sequence ATGGCACACCACCTGTTTCTTCCGCTGATCGTCCCGCTCGTCAGCGCCGGCGTGGCGACGATCATCAGCGGGCGCCGCTTCTGGGCGCGGGTGATCGCCGTGGCCGCGACGCTCTTCAATCTGGGGTACAGCGTCTGGTTGCTGGCAACCATCGCCGCGACGGGCCGGCAGGTCACTCAGGCGGGAGGCTGGGCGGCGCCGTTTGGCATCACGCTTATGGCCGACGGCCTGAGCGCGATTATGCTGCTGCTCACGGCCCTGCTGACCCTGGCAACGATCATGTTCAGCCTGGCCACGCTTGACGCGCGGCAGGAGCGTTTTTACTACTACCCGTTGCTGCTGCTGCTGATGTTCGGTTGCAGCGGGGCCTTTCTCACCGGCGATCTCTTCAACCTCTACGTCTGGTTCGAGATTCTCCTGGTAGCCTCCTTCGGGCTGATCACGCTGGGCGGCTCGCGGGCGCAACTGGAGGGCGGACTGAAGTACGTGGCGCTGAACCTGTTCGGCAGCCTCTGCTTTCTGGTCGGCGCGGGCCTGGTCTACGGAGTGGCGGGCACGCTCAACATGGCCCATCTGGCCGAACGGCTGAACGCGATCCAGGAACCGACCCTGGTGACGGCAGTGGCCGGCTTCTTCCTGATCGCTTTTGGCAGCAAAGCAGCGCTGGCGCCACTGTTTTTCTGGCTGCCGACGAGTTACCATACTCCGAGCATCGCGGTCACGGCATTGTTTGGCGGCCTGCTCTCGAAGGTGGGCATCTACGCCCTGTACCGGGTGTTTGGCACGGTGTTCCAGAGCGAACTGGGGCGGCTTGCGCCGCTGATCCTGGCGGTTGCCGGGGTGACCATGGTGGTGGGGGTGATCGGGGCGATGGCTCAGATCAATGTACGGCGCATCCTGGCCTTTCACATTGTCAGCCAGGTGGGCTACATGGCCATGGGGCTGGGCCTGGCTAGCGTGGCGGGGCTGACGGCGGGCATTCTGTTCATGGCCCACAACATCGTGGTCAAGACGGCGCTGTTCCTGATCGGCGGAGCGGCCGAACACCTCACCGGCACGGGCGACCTGAAGCAACTGGGCGGCATGGCCCGGCGCGAACCCTTCCTGGCGGTGCTCTGGCTGCTGGCCAGCTTCGCGCTGGTGGGCATTCCGCCGCTGAGCGGCTTCTTCGGCAAGCTCGGGCTGATCCAGGCCGGGGTGGCCCAGGAGCAGTGGCTGATCGTCGCCGTCGCGGCGGGGGTCAGCCTCTTCACTCTGTTCTCGATGCTGAAGATCTGGAACGAGGTCTTCTGGAAGAAGGCCTATAGCGATATGAGCCGCCTGCCACGGGCCGGAGCAGGACTGCTGGCGCCGGCGGTCATTCTGGTCGCGGTGAGCATCGCGATGGGCCTGGGCGCGGCGCCGGCCCTGGAGTACAGCGCGTTCGCGGCGGAGCAAGTGTTCGATGCCGCCGGCCTGGCGCGCGATGTCTGCGGCGCGAATGGCTGCGATGCGGTTGAACTGGCGGTGGCGCGGTAA
- a CDS encoding monovalent cation/H+ antiporter complex subunit F: MSAFQIGMTILMLVVSVSLGAAVWRLLRGPSIPDRAVAFDLIVVHVVGLITMFVVTTGELVLLDTLIVISVLGFLGTVAIARLIEVGRN, from the coding sequence ATGAGCGCATTTCAGATCGGGATGACCATCCTGATGCTGGTGGTGAGCGTTTCACTGGGGGCCGCGGTGTGGCGCTTGCTGCGCGGGCCGAGCATTCCCGACCGGGCGGTCGCCTTTGATCTGATCGTGGTGCACGTGGTGGGGCTGATCACCATGTTCGTGGTCACTACCGGCGAACTGGTGCTCCTCGACACGTTGATCGTCATCTCGGTGCTGGGTTTCCTGGGCACGGTGGCCATCGCCCGCCTGATTGAAGTGGGGAGGAACTGA
- the mnhG gene encoding monovalent cation/H(+) antiporter subunit G yields the protein MTPLEIVTLLITLVGVFFVVVSSVGLVRLPDLYTRVHAGGKSGTLGIIGVLLGAGVFFITDLRIVIKMLILIAFFFLTGPVAAHMLDRAALLSGVKPMEGTYPNDLEGRYDPETRRLS from the coding sequence ATGACCCCGTTGGAAATCGTCACCCTGTTGATTACGCTGGTCGGGGTCTTCTTCGTAGTGGTGTCATCGGTCGGGCTGGTGCGCCTGCCGGACCTCTACACGCGCGTCCACGCGGGCGGCAAGTCGGGCACGCTGGGCATCATCGGGGTGCTGCTTGGCGCGGGGGTTTTCTTTATCACTGACCTGCGGATCGTCATCAAGATGCTAATTCTGATCGCTTTTTTCTTCCTTACCGGCCCCGTGGCGGCGCATATGCTCGACCGGGCGGCGCTGCTGAGCGGGGTGAAGCCGATGGAAGGCACCTACCCGAATGATCTTGAAGGGCGCTATGACCCTGAGACGCGACGGTTGAGTTAG
- a CDS encoding DUF4040 domain-containing protein, whose product MLTAIVLSMLALAPVGLLARYLPRPLAGWVLALLPLAAFAGFAARAPLVLNGGVLIESLPWAPEMGLSVRFSLDGLSLLFALLVSGIGTLIFIYTAYYLAGDPGMGRFYVYLAIFMGSMLGLVLADNVLLLFIFWELTSVSSYLLVGYKHDYPEARRGAQMGLLITVAGGLALLVGLVLLSNAAGSFELSEMIAAGEALRASPFYTPALLLIFLGCFTKSAQFPFHIWLPNAMQAPTPASAYLHSATMVKAGVYLLARLHPALSETPLWTYTLTAVGGVTMLVGAVIALRKDDIKALLAYSTVSLLGAMVLMTGIGGHDAPLALVALILAHALYKGALFMLAGAVDHEAGTRKLSELGGLSREMPRTLALTSLAALSAAGIPPLFGFVAKEELLHATTHSKLAPGVDMLVVGATLVAAVLGILYAWRLVSGIFFGPAAPRKKAHVHDAPIGMLVAPGVLTLLSVILPLGLLPVVSALLQPAVVAITGEPEEISLHLIPSALSLPVVLSLVAIGSGAALTRFVKQISAAPSPLPAWLDGDRIYDAAISWLLDSTTAFTRAVQNGRLRNYILYSLLALLAVILTPLALFALGGAPAPDLSDVTLPEMVAALLVPLAILGAIRARSRLGAIIVTGVVGAMVSFMFVIYSGPDLALTQLLVEVISTVFFLLVFAVLPASFQRLSSRATRVRDGVIALGIGATMAAFTWIAASSRLFPSISAAFKAEALAEGKGENVVNVILVDFRGFDTMGEITVLFIALLGTYAMLRLRPESEPTIADMRGKTEPDAGFLGRRGRREMGLASRAGHENGPDGSEAPAPVGQARGGQEEQ is encoded by the coding sequence ATGCTAACCGCGATCGTTCTGAGCATGCTGGCCCTGGCGCCAGTCGGCCTGCTCGCCCGGTATTTGCCCCGTCCACTGGCAGGCTGGGTGCTGGCCCTGCTGCCGCTGGCGGCTTTCGCCGGCTTTGCGGCCCGCGCTCCCCTGGTCCTGAACGGGGGCGTTTTGATCGAGTCGCTGCCGTGGGCGCCGGAGATGGGCCTGAGCGTGCGCTTCAGTCTCGACGGGCTGAGCCTGCTCTTCGCCCTGCTGGTGAGCGGCATAGGCACGCTGATCTTTATTTACACCGCCTACTATCTGGCCGGCGATCCGGGCATGGGGCGCTTCTATGTCTACCTGGCGATCTTTATGGGCTCGATGCTCGGGCTGGTGCTGGCCGACAACGTGCTGCTGCTGTTCATCTTCTGGGAACTGACCTCGGTCAGCTCGTACCTGCTGGTGGGCTACAAACACGATTACCCCGAGGCCCGGCGCGGCGCGCAGATGGGCCTGCTGATCACCGTCGCCGGGGGCCTGGCGCTGCTGGTGGGCCTGGTGCTGCTGAGCAACGCCGCGGGGTCGTTTGAGCTCTCGGAAATGATCGCGGCGGGCGAAGCGTTGCGCGCTTCGCCGTTCTACACCCCGGCGCTGCTGCTGATCTTCCTTGGTTGCTTCACCAAGTCGGCGCAGTTCCCCTTCCACATCTGGTTGCCCAACGCGATGCAGGCCCCCACGCCGGCCAGCGCCTATCTGCACTCGGCCACGATGGTGAAAGCGGGGGTCTACCTGCTGGCCCGGCTGCACCCGGCGCTGAGCGAGACGCCGCTGTGGACCTACACGCTGACGGCGGTGGGCGGCGTCACGATGCTCGTCGGGGCAGTGATTGCGCTGCGGAAAGATGACATCAAGGCGTTGCTGGCCTACAGCACGGTGAGCCTCCTCGGCGCCATGGTGCTGATGACCGGCATCGGCGGCCACGACGCTCCCCTGGCCCTGGTGGCGCTGATTCTGGCCCACGCGCTCTACAAAGGGGCGCTGTTTATGCTGGCCGGGGCGGTGGACCACGAGGCCGGCACGCGCAAACTCAGCGAACTGGGCGGCTTGAGCCGGGAGATGCCGCGCACGCTGGCGTTGACAAGCCTGGCGGCGCTCTCCGCCGCGGGCATCCCGCCGCTGTTCGGCTTCGTGGCCAAGGAGGAGTTGCTGCACGCCACGACCCACAGCAAACTGGCGCCAGGGGTGGACATGCTGGTGGTGGGCGCGACGCTGGTGGCGGCGGTGCTTGGCATCCTCTATGCGTGGCGGCTGGTGAGCGGGATCTTCTTCGGCCCGGCGGCGCCCCGGAAGAAGGCCCATGTCCACGATGCGCCCATCGGCATGCTCGTCGCGCCGGGCGTGCTGACGCTGCTCTCGGTGATCCTGCCCCTGGGCCTGTTGCCCGTCGTCTCGGCACTGCTCCAGCCGGCGGTCGTAGCGATCACAGGCGAACCAGAAGAGATCAGCCTGCACCTGATCCCCTCGGCGCTGAGCCTGCCGGTGGTGCTGAGCCTGGTGGCCATCGGCAGCGGCGCAGCCCTGACGCGCTTCGTGAAGCAGATCAGCGCAGCGCCCTCGCCGCTGCCGGCCTGGCTGGACGGCGACCGGATCTACGACGCGGCCATCAGCTGGTTGCTGGACAGCACAACGGCCTTCACTCGTGCCGTGCAGAACGGCCGGCTGCGGAACTACATCCTCTATTCGTTGCTAGCCCTCCTGGCGGTCATTCTCACCCCGCTGGCCCTGTTCGCCCTGGGCGGCGCGCCGGCGCCCGATCTGTCCGACGTCACCCTGCCGGAGATGGTGGCGGCCCTGCTCGTGCCCCTGGCGATACTCGGGGCGATCCGCGCCCGCTCGCGGCTGGGAGCGATCATCGTGACCGGAGTCGTGGGGGCGATGGTCTCGTTTATGTTCGTCATCTATAGCGGTCCTGACCTGGCGCTGACCCAGCTCCTGGTCGAGGTGATCTCAACGGTCTTCTTCCTGCTGGTGTTCGCGGTGCTTCCGGCCTCGTTCCAGCGCCTGTCGTCTCGCGCTACGCGGGTGCGCGACGGGGTGATCGCCCTGGGCATCGGCGCGACCATGGCGGCCTTCACCTGGATTGCGGCGAGCAGTAGATTGTTCCCCTCGATCAGTGCAGCATTCAAAGCCGAGGCCCTGGCGGAGGGCAAGGGCGAAAATGTGGTCAATGTGATCCTGGTGGACTTTCGCGGTTTTGATACGATGGGCGAGATTACGGTGCTCTTTATCGCCCTGCTGGGAACCTACGCCATGCTGCGCCTGCGGCCCGAGTCCGAGCCCACGATCGCTGATATGCGCGGCAAGACGGAGCCGGACGCGGGCTTCCTCGGACGACGGGGACGCCGCGAAATGGGGCTTGCCAGCCGAGCCGGGCACGAGAATGGGCCGGACGGGTCAGAAGCGCCGGCGCCGGTGGGTCAGGCGCGAGGCGGCCAGGAAGAGCAGTGA
- a CDS encoding Na+/H+ antiporter subunit B codes for MYESMILRTIARLMLPLLLLLSLFMVVRGHHLPGGGFVGGLLASAAIILQIVAFGPDYAREIIPVNYLRVAAIGVGFAACWGLLALLQGDPFMAARWLDTPIPGIGKLGTPVMFDVGVYLTVIGVTTQLSLVLAEEPTLYPLRRSPPPQTEPVAPEG; via the coding sequence ATGTACGAGTCGATGATCCTCCGCACAATCGCCCGGTTGATGTTGCCACTCCTGCTGCTGCTGTCGCTGTTCATGGTGGTGCGGGGGCACCACCTGCCTGGCGGGGGCTTCGTGGGCGGGTTGCTGGCCTCGGCGGCGATTATTCTGCAGATTGTGGCTTTTGGCCCGGACTACGCGCGTGAGATCATCCCGGTCAACTACCTGCGCGTAGCGGCAATCGGGGTCGGTTTCGCCGCGTGCTGGGGACTGCTGGCCCTGCTCCAGGGCGACCCGTTCATGGCCGCGCGCTGGCTGGACACGCCGATTCCGGGCATTGGCAAGCTGGGCACGCCGGTGATGTTCGACGTTGGCGTTTACCTGACGGTCATTGGCGTCACGACGCAACTGTCCCTGGTGCTGGCCGAAGAGCCAACGCTCTACCCGCTGCGGCGCTCGCCTCCTCCCCAGACCGAGCCGGTGGCGCCGGAGGGGTAG
- a CDS encoding NADH-quinone oxidoreductase subunit K: MTFILSLVVGSLFAGAAYLMLRRSLVKLILGMVLLSHGTNLLLFLMGDGVVKGRPPFVDEATGVTPTAAADPLNQALILTAIVINFGFTAFILSLAYRANQAVNSDDLDDMVETDRL; the protein is encoded by the coding sequence ATGACCTTTATCCTCTCTCTGGTGGTCGGAAGCCTGTTCGCGGGGGCGGCGTATCTGATGCTGCGCCGGAGCCTGGTCAAGCTGATCCTGGGCATGGTGCTGCTCAGCCACGGCACCAATCTGTTGCTTTTCCTGATGGGCGACGGCGTGGTCAAAGGCAGGCCGCCGTTCGTGGACGAGGCCACCGGCGTCACCCCGACAGCGGCCGCTGACCCGCTGAACCAGGCCCTGATCCTGACAGCAATTGTGATCAACTTCGGCTTTACCGCCTTTATCCTCTCCCTGGCGTACCGGGCCAATCAGGCGGTGAACAGCGACGACCTCGATGATATGGTCGAGACCGACCGGCTCTAG